In Methanobrevibacter sp., the following proteins share a genomic window:
- a CDS encoding DUF1786 domain-containing protein, which translates to MRILAIDVGTGTQDLMIYDTEKELENSIKLVLPSPHLYISQQIREIENDIYFKGEIMGGGKIKNTILEHMEKGYDVVMHPTCARTIRDNLEQVKSFGIKISEKEEDYKNYTKITLGDINITKLSEFLLGYDLEFDFDKIAIAVQDHGYNENMGDRDFRFEKIREKVSEPISPLKFGFKEDLPDYFTRMQAVRRQVESEGIEEIPLVMDTKFASIAGMCYDEVAEKLGSYIVIDIGNGHTTAASIENGKIQGVFEHHTSSLTGESLERYIKRLASGEITHEEVYNDHGHGAHVLNPITKIEKVIVSGPKRELIEKTNLDWHHAAPGGDVMMTGTVGLIKTILG; encoded by the coding sequence ATGAGAATTTTAGCTATAGATGTCGGAACAGGAACTCAGGATTTGATGATATACGATACCGAAAAAGAATTGGAAAACTCAATAAAATTGGTTCTGCCTTCCCCACACCTATACATCTCCCAGCAGATAAGAGAAATAGAAAACGACATCTATTTCAAGGGAGAGATAATGGGCGGAGGAAAAATAAAAAATACCATACTTGAGCATATGGAAAAGGGATACGATGTTGTCATGCATCCAACCTGTGCCAGAACCATCAGAGACAATCTAGAACAGGTAAAATCCTTCGGAATAAAAATATCTGAAAAAGAAGAGGACTACAAGAATTATACAAAAATTACATTAGGAGACATCAACATTACAAAATTATCCGAATTCCTTTTAGGCTATGATTTGGAATTTGACTTTGACAAAATAGCTATAGCAGTTCAGGATCATGGATATAATGAAAATATGGGTGACAGAGATTTCAGATTTGAAAAAATACGTGAAAAGGTATCAGAACCTATATCTCCATTGAAATTTGGTTTTAAGGAAGATTTGCCTGATTATTTCACTAGAATGCAGGCCGTCAGAAGGCAGGTTGAAAGTGAAGGAATCGAGGAAATACCTCTTGTAATGGATACAAAATTCGCATCAATAGCTGGAATGTGTTACGACGAAGTAGCTGAAAAATTAGGTAGTTATATTGTAATAGACATCGGTAACGGACATACAACCGCCGCATCCATAGAAAACGGAAAAATACAGGGAGTGTTTGAACACCACACATCCAGTCTGACCGGAGAATCACTTGAAAGATACATCAAAAGACTTGCATCCGGAGAAATTACTCATGAAGAGGTTTACAATGACCACGGACACGGTGCACATGTTCTAAATCCGATTACAAAAATCGAAAAAGTGATTGTAAGCGGACCGAAAAGAGAGTTGATAGAAAAAACAAATCTGGACTGGCATCATGCAGCTCCTGGAGGAGATGTGATGATGACAGGTACCGTAGGTTTAATAAAAACAATATTAGGTTAG
- a CDS encoding TrpB-like pyridoxal phosphate-dependent enzyme: MDYKITLNSNEVPKEWYNINADLPVELPMPKNSEGKDQISSLQKAFTKAGLEQEFSTERYIKIPNEVRKLYMQMGRPSPLFRATKLEEYLNTPAKIYYKREDTSPTGSHKLNSAIPQAYFAKKEGVERLTTETGAGQWGTALSLACNLLDLECTVYMVKVSFMQKPDRKNIMNIYNGKVYASPSENTKVGRQILAENPDHPGSLGVAISEAMEEALENDNVKYTLGSVLNHVMLHQTIIGQELKKQLEIAEETPDVMIACAGGGSNFAGSLFPFIKDKIDGKSDTQFIAVEPSACPTLTEGTYDYDFGDVSGFTPMLKMFTLGHDFVAPSVHAGGLRYHGMSPQVSLLTKEGYIEPRSAHQRDVFEAGITFARNEGVLPAPETTHAIKVAIDEALKCKQTGEEKTIVLNFSGHGMLDLKGYASYFEGTMQNAK, encoded by the coding sequence ATGGATTACAAAATTACCTTAAACTCAAATGAAGTGCCAAAGGAATGGTACAATATTAATGCTGATTTGCCTGTTGAACTCCCTATGCCTAAAAACAGTGAAGGAAAAGACCAGATTTCTTCTCTTCAAAAAGCTTTTACAAAAGCTGGTCTTGAACAGGAATTTTCAACAGAAAGATATATCAAAATACCTAATGAAGTAAGAAAGCTTTACATGCAGATGGGAAGACCTTCCCCGCTGTTTAGAGCTACCAAACTAGAAGAATATCTAAACACTCCTGCAAAAATTTACTATAAGCGGGAAGACACCTCGCCAACGGGCTCCCATAAGTTAAACTCAGCTATTCCTCAGGCATACTTTGCCAAAAAGGAAGGAGTTGAAAGATTGACTACTGAAACCGGTGCGGGCCAATGGGGTACTGCTTTATCACTTGCATGCAATCTTTTAGATTTGGAATGTACAGTATATATGGTTAAAGTTTCATTCATGCAAAAGCCAGACAGGAAAAATATCATGAACATCTATAACGGTAAAGTATACGCCTCCCCAAGTGAAAACACCAAAGTGGGCCGTCAGATTTTAGCAGAAAATCCGGACCACCCAGGTTCTCTTGGAGTAGCAATTTCTGAAGCAATGGAAGAGGCTTTAGAAAACGACAATGTTAAATATACATTAGGAAGTGTTCTAAATCATGTCATGCTCCACCAGACCATCATCGGTCAGGAATTGAAAAAGCAATTGGAAATTGCTGAGGAAACACCGGATGTCATGATAGCCTGTGCTGGCGGTGGCAGTAACTTTGCAGGATCTCTTTTCCCATTCATTAAGGATAAGATTGACGGCAAAAGTGACACTCAATTTATTGCAGTCGAACCTAGTGCATGCCCTACATTAACAGAAGGAACCTATGATTATGATTTTGGAGATGTAAGCGGATTTACTCCTATGCTTAAGATGTTTACCCTTGGTCATGATTTTGTTGCTCCATCAGTTCATGCTGGAGGATTGAGATATCACGGTATGTCTCCGCAAGTTTCTCTTTTAACTAAGGAAGGTTATATTGAACCTAGATCTGCTCATCAAAGAGATGTCTTTGAAGCTGGAATTACCTTTGCCCGTAATGAAGGAGTATTGCCAGCTCCTGAAACCACTCACGCTATTAAGGTAGCTATTGATGAAGCATTGAAATGCAAACAGACCGGTGAGGAAAAAACAATTGTCCTTAATTTCTCAGGCCATGGTATGTTGGATTTAAAAGGTTATGCAAGTTATTTTGAAGGAACAATGCAAAACGCAAAATAA
- a CDS encoding AAA family ATPase — protein MPRKGLGKGLDSLIPDFYDEDFDSNSTQSLEDMLNEKEEQDTPKEEESGKDKNIFEELEDDSDVEEDDSTTDGEEEIPEEVPEEEEPEETQEDDSPSEDSPGDMGSEEPVQTSQEIQVNQAHVDEVKEIVNKNPRITLWSARSSAVFRYLRKTEPEFSISKEASTLIDEAVSKKYPEIWKLFDEY, from the coding sequence ATGCCTCGTAAAGGGCTTGGAAAAGGATTGGATTCTTTAATTCCTGATTTTTATGATGAGGATTTTGACAGCAATTCAACTCAGTCTCTAGAAGATATGCTGAATGAAAAAGAAGAACAGGATACTCCAAAAGAAGAGGAATCTGGTAAAGATAAGAATATATTCGAAGAGTTAGAGGATGACAGTGATGTTGAAGAAGATGATTCAACTACCGATGGAGAAGAAGAAATACCAGAAGAGGTACCAGAAGAGGAAGAACCAGAGGAAACTCAAGAGGATGATAGCCCATCCGAAGACTCACCTGGCGATATGGGCAGTGAAGAGCCTGTACAAACATCACAAGAAATCCAAGTAAATCAAGCTCATGTAGATGAAGTCAAAGAGATTGTAAATAAGAATCCAAGGATTACACTTTGGTCTGCAAGGTCTTCAGCAGTATTCAGATACTTGCGTAAAACTGAACCGGAATTCAGTATTTCAAAAGAAGCTTCAACATTGATTGATGAGGCTGTCTCTAAAAAATATCCTGAAATATGGAAATTATTTGATGAATACTAA
- a CDS encoding ParA family protein, which translates to MSEVIAVMNQKGGCGKTTTVVNTATSLAVMGKSVLVVDMDPQANATTSFGIDKTTIENTIYDAIIGDISIKKATIPTFIKNLFIIPSNISLSGAGMELSRRENYHIILKETLKDVVPLFDYVFIDLPPSLGVITVNALVASDSVLIPIQAEYYALEGVADLINTIQLVEKRLRSPTPIKGILLTLYDKRTRLSKDVHKELKSHFGESNLLFKTIIPRNIRLAEAPSFGKPCLIYDPDSTGTKAYLKLAKEILKRDEGDD; encoded by the coding sequence ATGAGTGAAGTAATTGCGGTGATGAATCAAAAAGGGGGCTGTGGTAAGACAACTACCGTTGTTAATACTGCAACATCTCTAGCGGTAATGGGAAAATCTGTTTTAGTTGTTGATATGGATCCTCAAGCTAATGCTACAACTAGTTTCGGGATTGATAAAACTACAATAGAAAATACTATCTATGATGCTATCATAGGGGATATAAGTATTAAAAAAGCAACAATTCCTACGTTTATTAAAAATTTGTTTATTATCCCAAGTAATATATCCCTTAGTGGTGCCGGTATGGAGCTTTCTAGACGTGAAAATTATCATATAATTTTGAAAGAAACTCTAAAAGATGTAGTTCCATTATTCGATTATGTTTTCATCGATTTACCTCCTTCCCTAGGAGTCATAACAGTCAATGCATTAGTAGCTTCCGATAGTGTTCTGATACCTATCCAAGCTGAGTATTATGCTCTTGAAGGAGTAGCTGATTTAATTAATACTATTCAATTAGTTGAAAAAAGACTCAGAAGTCCAACCCCAATTAAAGGAATTCTCCTAACTCTATATGATAAGAGAACCAGATTGAGCAAAGATGTTCACAAAGAACTCAAAAGTCACTTTGGTGAAAGCAATCTATTGTTTAAAACCATCATTCCAAGAAACATTAGGCTGGCTGAAGCTCCAAGTTTTGGAAAACCTTGTCTGATTTATGATCCGGACAGTACAGGAACAAAAGCATATTTAAAATTGGCTAAAGAAATCTTAAAAAGAGACGAAGGTGATGACTAA
- a CDS encoding PHP domain-containing protein, whose product MLKMDSHIHSEYSPDSNSKIDDILETARSRNIDIIAISDHNTVDGTSEVMKKTRNTDILAIPSIEISSAQGHILGFGCEENIPRDLSPEDTIDRIHDLGGIAIIPHPFCFYRHGLLCKSDYKDLKIDAIETKNARFIVGYCNNKAKKLAIKENIPTLGASDAHYWKFVGDCYSKIDCEKDIDSVLKEIIKGNVEAHGNGTSNILLSKYLFERNVLKKFD is encoded by the coding sequence ATGTTAAAGATGGACTCTCATATACACAGTGAATATTCACCTGACTCAAATTCAAAAATAGACGATATTCTGGAAACTGCAAGAAGCAGAAATATTGACATAATAGCTATAAGTGATCACAATACAGTAGATGGAACAAGCGAAGTTATGAAAAAAACAAGGAATACAGATATACTTGCGATTCCATCTATTGAAATTTCTTCAGCACAAGGCCATATCCTTGGTTTTGGGTGTGAGGAAAACATACCTAGAGACCTATCACCTGAAGATACTATAGACAGAATTCATGATTTAGGTGGCATTGCAATAATACCCCACCCGTTCTGTTTTTACAGGCATGGACTTCTATGCAAAAGTGACTATAAAGATTTAAAAATTGATGCAATTGAGACAAAAAATGCCAGATTCATTGTAGGATACTGCAACAATAAGGCAAAAAAATTAGCAATCAAAGAAAATATACCTACACTGGGAGCAAGCGATGCGCATTACTGGAAATTCGTAGGTGACTGTTACAGTAAAATAGATTGTGAAAAAGATATAGATAGCGTATTAAAAGAAATCATTAAAGGTAATGTAGAGGCTCATGGAAATGGTACATCAAATATATTGCTATCTAAATATCTATTTGAGAGAAATGTATTAAAGAAATTTGATTAA